Proteins from a genomic interval of Helicoverpa armigera isolate CAAS_96S chromosome 9, ASM3070526v1, whole genome shotgun sequence:
- the Arms gene encoding kinase D-interacting substrate of 220 kDa B isoform X9, which yields MRFSLGHQSESLHRSESMVSLACFRTLSQLVNSDNLAELQQYLANNKNVTIDDKDENGTTALMCASENGRVSAVRMLLAAGADAAAADADGWTPLAFAARGGHLSIAKELLDAGAKVDSRDCGGWTPLLWASYKGHEEIVALLLEKGADVHAHGNYNINSLVWAAGRKHSGVVQRLLAAGARPNSCDKYATSALTWAARAGDVAACAVLLRAGADANTAGMYCWTPLLQATHGNHFEIVQMLLEHKPNVNALDKDGYTALAIACKEGYYDIALALINSGAYINVQDQSKDTPLIHAVKGGHKNIVEALLKKHVDVDLPGKEKKTPVYTATEKGHVSILKLLLASNPDLEHSTVTGDTPLMRAVRSRHAEMVQLLLERKARVNVADVRGDTALHIAMRARSKQIVEILLRNPKHSQLLYKPNKLNETPYNIDMSYNKTILGQIFGARKLNTNEDNENMLGYELYSAALADMLSEPSLSVPITVGLYARWGSGKSFLLNKLKEEMKNFARQWSETGWAWSWAVSWGAWHVALSVAAITAVSGAPPYVAVGLCFALFALIYIGLYILWYTGNKYEWWWAGGVLSALGRKFSSLLLALQVVFCHPPGPNDPRALPATPIRFHFTEGMKSGGGQEGDAMVVQMIASLGEALECQYGRVCTRLARAFRPKPVSSTSGWKWRRVCCIPHIVTFELCFTCILVGLCVLIMYLTDREVDPQRRDIQQGLMIGACAVSGAALLANLYTCGRVLAALAQPPRARLARATKKPAHAHAPTLALRPEVQALTHVVSCLDAFTGQQTRLVVVVDALDSCEQEKVLALLNAVYALCSDPKSPFILLLAIDPHIISKAVEINSRRAFSESNIGGWDYLRNMVQLPFYLQNSALRRVKTAQQTAARRMQVITSDDFSTSLQRSVSARRLSSTSELMSSQERIKGQAARERRLRPSESVASSVASGLHRGATGAAGAGAADLNRVLLTDDYFSDVNPRSMRRLMNVLYVTGRLLKAFQIEFNWYQLASWVNLTEQWPFRTSWIIYHHETYEEHIDDSTSLKHIYEKVKPLMSGLREASTLMELDRDERKLEVFLSFHRATLTAADLKIFLPFTINLDPYIKKLIKEEQMQSGVEEDAGAGGAAGVMWGQPHSRQPHSKLFPRKHRSSPPTQPAAAGPVPPQPMWVGWANTGTGFVPQPLNPQHFPQPQFTPQQPAMNPFHMIRTAFPAMTDVPNIRLSTLSVERVCSMVREALGAGGQAAAEALQRHNVCGLVLAVCKLQDLEPILELPFGDWELFKLLIVNLRELEANMPSTVPAVAVMSEKSAEVEIDSTAKPRHTLETQRSRPSNVEKQPYTEYQVTLEEQMICGALQTLNEEALEDVLQSEPPSHPDEESTLQLRLPASQCGTPAGSPRALRRDPSILKGGSFRRRPPGDPPAVTFNVENEDDSDDDGQITFSARPRHSTRVQDVPRRAAPPPRSRPSSLLVADDAPAAPPPRSLSVEDSTRTGSPILDLKLRGLRRTAEMLRKVSSAERLTRLRDKIMSRGGGSRDRSPPRDEASDDESAPLVSPPGGPAPVAVPAVASPGPPSEASTLAGAAGSGSAELSPRSDVTELESPRDVGAAFDLLPGDKGAGGEARGGRLRRADSSGSLGNMVEPYNLRLLAHGTVDSARALWRQDALDAGPPWPWDEPDSAV from the exons ATGCGATTTAGTTTAGGACATCAAAGtgag AGCCTGCACCGCAGCGAGTCCATGGTATCGCTGGCGTGCTTCAGGACGCTCTCTCAGCTCGTCAACAGCGACAACCTGGCAGAACTACAGCAGTACCTCGCGAACAACAAGAATGTCACCATCGACGACAAAGATGAG AACGGCACAACAGCGCTCATGTGTGCGAGTGAGAACGGCCGGGTGTCTGCGGTACGAATGTTGCTGGCAGCCGGCGCGGACGCAGCAGCCGCAGACGCAGACGGTTGGACACCGCTGGCGTTTGCGGCCCGCGGTGGACACCTTTCTATAGCTAAGGAGCTGTTAGATGCTGGCGCCAAGGTGGACTCGAGAGATTGC GGTGGATGGACGCCATTACTATGGGCTTCGTACAAGGGCCACGAAGAGATTGTGGCGTTGCTGCTAGAGAAGGGAGCTGATGTTCACGCTCACGGCAATTATAACATCAA CTCTCTAGTATGGGCTGCAGGCCGCAAGCATAGCGGCGTGGTCCAACGCCTGTTGGCGGCGGGCGCTCGGCCCAACTCCTGCGACAAGTACGCCACGTCGGCGCTGACGTGGGCTGCAAGGGCGGGTGACGTCGCCGCTTGCGCAGTGCTGTTGAGAGCGGGGGCCGATGCTAACACTGCGGGAATGTATTGCTGGACCCCGCTGCTGCAGGCTACACATG GTAATCACTTCGAGATCGTACAAATGCTATTGGAACACAAGCCAAACGTGAACGCGTTAGACAAGGACGGCTACACGGCTCTAGCCATCGCATGTAAAGAGGGCTACTACGATATCGCTTTGGCACTTATTAACTCCGGCGCTTATATTAACGTGCAG GACCAATCAAAAGACACGCCTCTAATCCACGCAGTGAAGGGTGGCCATAAGAACATAGTAGAAGCTTTGCTAAAGAAACACGTTGATGTGGACCTACCGGGGAAAGAAAAGAAGACTCCAGTCTACACTGCCACGGAGAAGGGCCATGTTTCAATACTCAAACTGCTGCTGGCTTCCAATCCTGATCTCGAACATAGCACTGTG ACTGGCGACACGCCACTGATGCGAGCGGTGCGGTCGCGTCACGCGGAGATGGTACAGCTACTGCTGGAGCGCAAGGCGCGGGTCAACGTTGCCGACGTCCGGGGCGACACCGCGCTGCATATCGCTATGAGAGCTCGCTCTAAG CAAATTGTAGAAATCCTCCTTCGCAATCCGAAGCACAGTCAACTTCTGTACAAACCGAACAAACTCAACGAGACTCCTTACAACATAGACATGAGTTACAACAAGACGATACTCGGACAGATCTTTGGGGCCCGGAAACTGAACACGAATGAAGATAACGAGAATATGTTAGGATACGAGTTGTATAGCGCGGCGCTGGCTGACATGCTCTCAGAGCCCAGTCTCTCAGTACCCATCACTGTGGGACTTTACGCGAGGTGGGGATCCGGAAAATCATTTTTGCTCAATAAACTTAAAG AGGAGATGAAGAACTTCGCTCGTCAGTGGAGCGAGACGGGGTGGGCGTGGTCGTGGGCGGTGTCGTGGGGGGCGTGGCACGTGGCTTTGTCTGTAGCTGCTATTACTGCGGTGTCGGGAGCTCCGCCCTACGTCGCTGTAGGCCTGTGCTTCGCCCTCTTCGCGCTTATTTATATAGGCTTGTATATACTCTGGTACACTGGAAATAA ATATGAATGGTGGTGGGCCGGCGGCGTCCTGTCGGCGTTAGGTCGTAAGTTCAGTTCTCTACTGTTGGCGCTGCAAGTCGTGTTCTGTCACCCACCGGGTCCCAACGATCCGAGGGCATTGCCAGCTACTCCAATAAG ATTCCACTTCACGGAAGGCATGAAGAGCGGCGGCGGTCAGGAAGGCGATGCGATGGTCGTACAAATGATCGCGAGTTTGGGCGAGGCTCTGGAGTGTCAGTACGGACGGGTGTGCACCAGGCTAGCCAGGGCTTTCAGACCTAAGCCTGTGTCTTCTACTTCTGGGTGGAA ATGGCGCCGAGTATGCTGTATTCCTCACATTGTCACGTTTGAGCTGTGTTTTACTTGTATACTTGTTGGACTGTGTGtacttattatgtacttaactGACCGCGAGGTGGACCCGCA ACGTCGCGACATCCAGCAGGGGCTGATGATCGGCGCGTGCGCGGTGAGCGGCGCCGCGCTGCTCGCCAACCTCTACACCTGcggccgcgtgctcgccgcgctCGCGCAGCCCCCAAGGGCAAGGCTAGCGAGGGCTACCAAGAAACCTGCCCATGCGCATGCCCCTACATTAGCGCTGAGGCCTGAGGTACAGGCTCTTACGCATGTG GTGTCATGTCTCGACGCATTCACTGGTCAACAAACACGTCTAGTCGTAGTAGTGGACGCACTTGACAGCTGCGAACAAGAAAAGGTGCTCGCGTTACTGAACGCCGTATACGCGCTGTGTTCAGACCCCAAGAGCCCCTTCATACTGCTGCTGGCTATCGACCCACATATTATTAGCAAG GCAGTGGAAATAAACAGCCGGCGGGCGTTCAGCGAGAGCAACATCGGCGGCTGGGACTATCTGCGCAACATGGTGCAGCTGCCCTTCTATCTGCAGAATTCTGCGCTGCGCAGAGTGAAGACTGCGCAGCAGACTGCGGCGAGGAGGATGCAAGTTATTACTTCTGATGACTTCTCGACGTCGCTGCAGAGATCT GTATCAGCACGGCGCCTCTCATCCACATCAGAGCTCATGTCAAGCCAAGAACGGATCAAAGGTCAAGCTGCCCGAGAACGGCGCCTGCGTCCGTCAGAGTCAGTGGCGTCGTCCGTCGCATCAGGCCTACACCGCGGCGCTACGGGCGCGGCCGGCGCTGGGGCTGCTGATCTTAATAGAGTGCTGCTGACGGACGATTACTTCAGTGATGTCAATCCTAGGAGTATGAGAAGGCTTATGAATGTGCTTTATGTTACTG GTCGTCTTCTAAAGGCATTCCAAATCGAGTTCAACTGGTACCAGCTGGCGTCGTGGGTGAACCTGACGGAACAGTGGCCCTTCCGCACCTCGTGGATCATCTACCACCACGAGACCTATGAAGAACATATCGACGACTCCACTTCACTCAAACATATTTATGAGAA AGTAAAGCCCCTAATGAGCGGTCTCCGCGAAGCCAGCACTCTGATGGAGTTGGACCGCGACGAGCGCAAACTGGAAGTGTTCCTGAGCTTCCACCGCGCCACCCTCACCGCTGCAGACCTCAAGATATTCCTACCGTTTACCATCAACCTCGATCCTTATATTAAGAAGCTCATCAAAG AAGAACAAATGCAAAGTGGCGTAGAAGAAgacgcgggcgcgggcggcgcggccggCGTCATGTGGGGACAGCCGCATTCCCGACAGCCGCACTCCAAGCTATTCCCTAGGAAACAT CGTTCATCCCCCCCGACGCAACCCGCGGCGGCCGGGCCAGTGCCCCCGCAACCCATGTGGGTGGGCTGGGCCAACACGGGCACCGGGTTTGTGCCGCAGCCCCTCAACCCTCAGCACTTCCCGCAGCCGCAGTTCACGCCACAACAACCCGCTATGAACCCCTTCCATATGATTAGGACGGCCTTCCCTGCTATG ACGGACGTGCCAAACATCAGACTATCAACTCTAAGCGTGGAGCGAGTATGCAGCATGGTTCGCGAAGCCCTGGGTGCCGGCGGGCAGGCGGCAGCAGAGGCATTGCAGCGGCACAACGTCTGCGGCCTCGTGCTCGCTGTCTGCAAACTGCAGGACTTGGAACCG ATTTTAGAGTTGCCGTTCGGTGACTGGGAACTGTTCAAGCTACTTATAGTGAATCTCCGAGAGCTGGAAGCTAATATGCCGTCTACTGTTCCCGCGGTTGCAG TGATGTCAGAAAAATCAGCTGAAGTAGAAATCGACTCGACAGCCAAGCCAAGACACACATTGGAGACACAACGCAGCCGACCTTCAAATGTTGAGAAACAG CCATACACGGAATATCAG GTAACGTTGGAGGAGCAAATGATCTGCGGCGCGCTACAGACGCTAAACGAGGAGGCGCTCGAGGACGTGCTGCAGTCGGAGCCCCCCTCCCACCCAG ACGAGGAGAGCACTCTACAGCTGCGGCTGCCGGCGTCGCAGTGCGGCACGCCGGCCGGCAGCCCGCGGGCGCTGCGCCGCGACCCCTCCATCCTCAAGGGCGGCAGCTTCCGGCGCCGCCCGCCCGGCGACCCGCCCGCCGTCACCTTCAACGTGGAGAACGAGGACGACTCCGACGACGACGGACAGATCACGTTCAGCGCGCGGCCGCGCCACAGCACGCGCGTGCAGGAcgtgccgcgccgcgccgccccccCGCCCCGCTCGCGCCCCTCCTCGCTGCTGGTGGCCGAcgacgcgcccgccgcgccgccgccgcgctcgctCTCCGTGGAGGACTCCACGCGCACCGGCTCGCCCATCCTCGACCTCAAGCTGCGCGGCCTGCGCCGCACCGCCGAGATGCTGCGCAAGGTCAGCTCCGCCGAGCGCCTCACCCGCCTCCGCGACAAGATCATGTCCCGCGGCGGCGGCTCGCGCGACCGCAGCCCGCCGCGTGACGAGGCCAGCGACGACGAGTCCGCACCGCTCGTGTCGCCCCCGGGCGGCCCGGCCCCCGTGGCCGTGCCGGCTGTCGCGTCGCCTGGACCCCCGTCTGAGGCGTCCACGTTGGCGGGCGCGGCAGGGAGTGGCAGCGCAGAGCTGTCCCCGCGCTCCGACGTGACGGAGCTGGAGTCGCCGCGGGACGTGGGCGCCGCGTTCGACCTGCTGCCGGGCGACAAGGGGGCGGGCGGCGAGGCGCGGGGCGGGCGGCTACGGCGCGCGGACAGCAGCGGCTCGCTGGGCAACATGGTGGAGCCCTACAACCTGCGGCTGCTGGCGCACGGCACGGTGGACAGCGCGCGGGCGCTGTGGCGGCAGGACGCGCTGGACGCGGGCCCGCCCTGGCCGTGGGACGAGCCCGACTCGGCCGTGTGA
- the Arms gene encoding kinase D-interacting substrate of 220 kDa B isoform X3: MSLHPQLPDASTSGDNEYVHIRCLIANIHKQKNVARPPSATPSLEMVLESPTSSDTEQSVTESERSEAVSTEDVMRTPPPRAKSNSIAGSMLAPPKMHKRRRPSFLHLQVGPGEHDGPHSAGVHLNVPRFTVTAPPGEQRRFSHGFPFPGFALRRHSNTSLHRSESMVSLACFRTLSQLVNSDNLAELQQYLANNKNVTIDDKDENGTTALMCASENGRVSAVRMLLAAGADAAAADADGWTPLAFAARGGHLSIAKELLDAGAKVDSRDCGGWTPLLWASYKGHEEIVALLLEKGADVHAHGNYNINSLVWAAGRKHSGVVQRLLAAGARPNSCDKYATSALTWAARAGDVAACAVLLRAGADANTAGMYCWTPLLQATHGNHFEIVQMLLEHKPNVNALDKDGYTALAIACKEGYYDIALALINSGAYINVQDQSKDTPLIHAVKGGHKNIVEALLKKHVDVDLPGKEKKTPVYTATEKGHVSILKLLLASNPDLEHSTVTGDTPLMRAVRSRHAEMVQLLLERKARVNVADVRGDTALHIAMRARSKQIVEILLRNPKHSQLLYKPNKLNETPYNIDMSYNKTILGQIFGARKLNTNEDNENMLGYELYSAALADMLSEPSLSVPITVGLYARWGSGKSFLLNKLKEEMKNFARQWSETGWAWSWAVSWGAWHVALSVAAITAVSGAPPYVAVGLCFALFALIYIGLYILWYTGNKYEWWWAGGVLSALGRKFSSLLLALQVVFCHPPGPNDPRALPATPIRFHFTEGMKSGGGQEGDAMVVQMIASLGEALECQYGRVCTRLARAFRPKPVSSTSGWKWRRVCCIPHIVTFELCFTCILVGLCVLIMYLTDREVDPQRRDIQQGLMIGACAVSGAALLANLYTCGRVLAALAQPPRARLARATKKPAHAHAPTLALRPEVQALTHVVSCLDAFTGQQTRLVVVVDALDSCEQEKVLALLNAVYALCSDPKSPFILLLAIDPHIISKAVEINSRRAFSESNIGGWDYLRNMVQLPFYLQNSALRRVKTAQQTAARRMQVITSDDFSTSLQRSVSARRLSSTSELMSSQERIKGQAARERRLRPSESVASSVASGLHRGATGAAGAGAADLNRVLLTDDYFSDVNPRSMRRLMNVLYVTGRLLKAFQIEFNWYQLASWVNLTEQWPFRTSWIIYHHETYEEHIDDSTSLKHIYEKVKPLMSGLREASTLMELDRDERKLEVFLSFHRATLTAADLKIFLPFTINLDPYIKKLIKEEQMQSGVEEDAGAGGAAGVMWGQPHSRQPHSKLFPRKHRSSPPTQPAAAGPVPPQPMWVGWANTGTGFVPQPLNPQHFPQPQFTPQQPAMNPFHMIRTAFPAMTDVPNIRLSTLSVERVCSMVREALGAGGQAAAEALQRHNVCGLVLAVCKLQDLEPILELPFGDWELFKLLIVNLRELEANMPSTVPAVAVMSEKSAEVEIDSTAKPRHTLETQRSRPSNVEKQPYTEYQVTLEEQMICGALQTLNEEALEDVLQSEPPSHPGTTASDSRRTAAGPRHVQTRRALYSCGCRRRSAARRPAARGRCAATPPSSRAAASGAARPATRPPSPSTWRTRTTPTTTDRSRSARGRATARACRTCRAAPPPRPARAPPRCWWPTTRPPRRRRARSPWRTPRAPARPSSTSSCAACAAPPRCCARSAPPSASPASATRSCPAAAARATAARRVTRPATTSPHRSCRPRAARPPWPCRLSRRLDPRLRRPRWRARQGVAAQSCPRAPT, from the exons ATGTCGCTCCACCCGCAGCTGCCCGATGCCTCTACCAGCGGGGATAACGAATACGTTCACATACGATGCCTCATTGCAAACATACACAAACAGAAAAATGTGGCGCGCCCGCCCTCTGCCACTCCGTCGCTGGAGATGGTGTTGGAATCACCGACATCCTCAGATACAGAGCAGAGTGTCACTGAGTCAGAAAGATCAGAAGCTGTGTCGACTGAAGATGTGATGCGCACGCCGCCACCCCGCGCCAAGAGCAACAGCATTGCAGGCTCCATGCTGGCTCCTCCTAAGATGCACAAGCGGCGGCGGCCGTCGTTCCTGCACCTGCAGGTGGGGCCGGGCGAGCACGACGGGCCGCACTCGGCCGGGGTGCACCTCAACGTGCCGCGCTTCACCGTCACGGCGCCCCCGGGGGAGCAGCGCCGGTTCAGCCACGGCTTTCCGTTCCCCGGTTTCGCGCTACGAAGACATTCTAACACG AGCCTGCACCGCAGCGAGTCCATGGTATCGCTGGCGTGCTTCAGGACGCTCTCTCAGCTCGTCAACAGCGACAACCTGGCAGAACTACAGCAGTACCTCGCGAACAACAAGAATGTCACCATCGACGACAAAGATGAG AACGGCACAACAGCGCTCATGTGTGCGAGTGAGAACGGCCGGGTGTCTGCGGTACGAATGTTGCTGGCAGCCGGCGCGGACGCAGCAGCCGCAGACGCAGACGGTTGGACACCGCTGGCGTTTGCGGCCCGCGGTGGACACCTTTCTATAGCTAAGGAGCTGTTAGATGCTGGCGCCAAGGTGGACTCGAGAGATTGC GGTGGATGGACGCCATTACTATGGGCTTCGTACAAGGGCCACGAAGAGATTGTGGCGTTGCTGCTAGAGAAGGGAGCTGATGTTCACGCTCACGGCAATTATAACATCAA CTCTCTAGTATGGGCTGCAGGCCGCAAGCATAGCGGCGTGGTCCAACGCCTGTTGGCGGCGGGCGCTCGGCCCAACTCCTGCGACAAGTACGCCACGTCGGCGCTGACGTGGGCTGCAAGGGCGGGTGACGTCGCCGCTTGCGCAGTGCTGTTGAGAGCGGGGGCCGATGCTAACACTGCGGGAATGTATTGCTGGACCCCGCTGCTGCAGGCTACACATG GTAATCACTTCGAGATCGTACAAATGCTATTGGAACACAAGCCAAACGTGAACGCGTTAGACAAGGACGGCTACACGGCTCTAGCCATCGCATGTAAAGAGGGCTACTACGATATCGCTTTGGCACTTATTAACTCCGGCGCTTATATTAACGTGCAG GACCAATCAAAAGACACGCCTCTAATCCACGCAGTGAAGGGTGGCCATAAGAACATAGTAGAAGCTTTGCTAAAGAAACACGTTGATGTGGACCTACCGGGGAAAGAAAAGAAGACTCCAGTCTACACTGCCACGGAGAAGGGCCATGTTTCAATACTCAAACTGCTGCTGGCTTCCAATCCTGATCTCGAACATAGCACTGTG ACTGGCGACACGCCACTGATGCGAGCGGTGCGGTCGCGTCACGCGGAGATGGTACAGCTACTGCTGGAGCGCAAGGCGCGGGTCAACGTTGCCGACGTCCGGGGCGACACCGCGCTGCATATCGCTATGAGAGCTCGCTCTAAG CAAATTGTAGAAATCCTCCTTCGCAATCCGAAGCACAGTCAACTTCTGTACAAACCGAACAAACTCAACGAGACTCCTTACAACATAGACATGAGTTACAACAAGACGATACTCGGACAGATCTTTGGGGCCCGGAAACTGAACACGAATGAAGATAACGAGAATATGTTAGGATACGAGTTGTATAGCGCGGCGCTGGCTGACATGCTCTCAGAGCCCAGTCTCTCAGTACCCATCACTGTGGGACTTTACGCGAGGTGGGGATCCGGAAAATCATTTTTGCTCAATAAACTTAAAG AGGAGATGAAGAACTTCGCTCGTCAGTGGAGCGAGACGGGGTGGGCGTGGTCGTGGGCGGTGTCGTGGGGGGCGTGGCACGTGGCTTTGTCTGTAGCTGCTATTACTGCGGTGTCGGGAGCTCCGCCCTACGTCGCTGTAGGCCTGTGCTTCGCCCTCTTCGCGCTTATTTATATAGGCTTGTATATACTCTGGTACACTGGAAATAA ATATGAATGGTGGTGGGCCGGCGGCGTCCTGTCGGCGTTAGGTCGTAAGTTCAGTTCTCTACTGTTGGCGCTGCAAGTCGTGTTCTGTCACCCACCGGGTCCCAACGATCCGAGGGCATTGCCAGCTACTCCAATAAG ATTCCACTTCACGGAAGGCATGAAGAGCGGCGGCGGTCAGGAAGGCGATGCGATGGTCGTACAAATGATCGCGAGTTTGGGCGAGGCTCTGGAGTGTCAGTACGGACGGGTGTGCACCAGGCTAGCCAGGGCTTTCAGACCTAAGCCTGTGTCTTCTACTTCTGGGTGGAA ATGGCGCCGAGTATGCTGTATTCCTCACATTGTCACGTTTGAGCTGTGTTTTACTTGTATACTTGTTGGACTGTGTGtacttattatgtacttaactGACCGCGAGGTGGACCCGCA ACGTCGCGACATCCAGCAGGGGCTGATGATCGGCGCGTGCGCGGTGAGCGGCGCCGCGCTGCTCGCCAACCTCTACACCTGcggccgcgtgctcgccgcgctCGCGCAGCCCCCAAGGGCAAGGCTAGCGAGGGCTACCAAGAAACCTGCCCATGCGCATGCCCCTACATTAGCGCTGAGGCCTGAGGTACAGGCTCTTACGCATGTG GTGTCATGTCTCGACGCATTCACTGGTCAACAAACACGTCTAGTCGTAGTAGTGGACGCACTTGACAGCTGCGAACAAGAAAAGGTGCTCGCGTTACTGAACGCCGTATACGCGCTGTGTTCAGACCCCAAGAGCCCCTTCATACTGCTGCTGGCTATCGACCCACATATTATTAGCAAG GCAGTGGAAATAAACAGCCGGCGGGCGTTCAGCGAGAGCAACATCGGCGGCTGGGACTATCTGCGCAACATGGTGCAGCTGCCCTTCTATCTGCAGAATTCTGCGCTGCGCAGAGTGAAGACTGCGCAGCAGACTGCGGCGAGGAGGATGCAAGTTATTACTTCTGATGACTTCTCGACGTCGCTGCAGAGATCT GTATCAGCACGGCGCCTCTCATCCACATCAGAGCTCATGTCAAGCCAAGAACGGATCAAAGGTCAAGCTGCCCGAGAACGGCGCCTGCGTCCGTCAGAGTCAGTGGCGTCGTCCGTCGCATCAGGCCTACACCGCGGCGCTACGGGCGCGGCCGGCGCTGGGGCTGCTGATCTTAATAGAGTGCTGCTGACGGACGATTACTTCAGTGATGTCAATCCTAGGAGTATGAGAAGGCTTATGAATGTGCTTTATGTTACTG GTCGTCTTCTAAAGGCATTCCAAATCGAGTTCAACTGGTACCAGCTGGCGTCGTGGGTGAACCTGACGGAACAGTGGCCCTTCCGCACCTCGTGGATCATCTACCACCACGAGACCTATGAAGAACATATCGACGACTCCACTTCACTCAAACATATTTATGAGAA AGTAAAGCCCCTAATGAGCGGTCTCCGCGAAGCCAGCACTCTGATGGAGTTGGACCGCGACGAGCGCAAACTGGAAGTGTTCCTGAGCTTCCACCGCGCCACCCTCACCGCTGCAGACCTCAAGATATTCCTACCGTTTACCATCAACCTCGATCCTTATATTAAGAAGCTCATCAAAG AAGAACAAATGCAAAGTGGCGTAGAAGAAgacgcgggcgcgggcggcgcggccggCGTCATGTGGGGACAGCCGCATTCCCGACAGCCGCACTCCAAGCTATTCCCTAGGAAACAT CGTTCATCCCCCCCGACGCAACCCGCGGCGGCCGGGCCAGTGCCCCCGCAACCCATGTGGGTGGGCTGGGCCAACACGGGCACCGGGTTTGTGCCGCAGCCCCTCAACCCTCAGCACTTCCCGCAGCCGCAGTTCACGCCACAACAACCCGCTATGAACCCCTTCCATATGATTAGGACGGCCTTCCCTGCTATG ACGGACGTGCCAAACATCAGACTATCAACTCTAAGCGTGGAGCGAGTATGCAGCATGGTTCGCGAAGCCCTGGGTGCCGGCGGGCAGGCGGCAGCAGAGGCATTGCAGCGGCACAACGTCTGCGGCCTCGTGCTCGCTGTCTGCAAACTGCAGGACTTGGAACCG ATTTTAGAGTTGCCGTTCGGTGACTGGGAACTGTTCAAGCTACTTATAGTGAATCTCCGAGAGCTGGAAGCTAATATGCCGTCTACTGTTCCCGCGGTTGCAG TGATGTCAGAAAAATCAGCTGAAGTAGAAATCGACTCGACAGCCAAGCCAAGACACACATTGGAGACACAACGCAGCCGACCTTCAAATGTTGAGAAACAG CCATACACGGAATATCAG GTAACGTTGGAGGAGCAAATGATCTGCGGCGCGCTACAGACGCTAAACGAGGAGGCGCTCGAGGACGTGCTGCAGTCGGAGCCCCCCTCCCACCCAG GCACCACAGCGAGCGACTCGCGTCGGACCGCAGCGGGTCCGCGTCATGTGCAG ACGAGGAGAGCACTCTACAGCTGCGGCTGCCGGCGTCGCAGTGCGGCACGCCGGCCGGCAGCCCGCGGGCGCTGCGCCGCGACCCCTCCATCCTCAAGGGCGGCAGCTTCCGGCGCCGCCCGCCCGGCGACCCGCCCGCCGTCACCTTCAACGTGGAGAACGAGGACGACTCCGACGACGACGGACAGATCACGTTCAGCGCGCGGCCGCGCCACAGCACGCGCGTGCAGGAcgtgccgcgccgcgccgccccccCGCCCCGCTCGCGCCCCTCCTCGCTGCTGGTGGCCGAcgacgcgcccgccgcgccgccgccgcgctcgctCTCCGTGGAGGACTCCACGCGCACCGGCTCGCCCATCCTCGACCTCAAGCTGCGCGGCCTGCGCCGCACCGCCGAGATGCTGCGCAAGGTCAGCTCCGCCGAGCGCCTCACCCGCCTCCGCGACAAGATCATGTCCCGCGGCGGCGGCTCGCGCGACCGCAGCCCGCCGCGTGACGAGGCCAGCGACGACGAGTCCGCACCGCTCGTGTCGCCCCCGGGCGGCCCGGCCCCCGTGGCCGTGCCGGCTGTCGCGTCGCCTGGACCCCCGTCTGAGGCGTCCACGTTGGCGGGCGCGGCAGGGAGTGGCAGCGCAGAGCTGTCCCCGCGCTCCGACGTGA